A window of the Streptomyces luomodiensis genome harbors these coding sequences:
- the mshD gene encoding mycothiol synthase: protein MNDVVNETSGARRLDVLEELTPAEAQDVLRLIAESARIDGQQAVSEQGRLQLRGRREGVRHLVLREPSGELVGYAQLEDTDPVEAPAAELVVHPAHRGQGHGRALGVTLLKESGKRLRVWAHGGHASARHLAQVLGLTLFRELRQMRRPLGSLTELGLPEPVLPEGVTVRTFRPGADDAAWLAANAAAFAHHPEQGSLTQRDLDDRKGEAWFDPEGFFLAERGGEIVGFHWTKVHAEEGLGEVYVVGVRPDAQGGGLGKALTSIGLRHLAAQGLPTAMLYVDADNFPAVAVYERLGFGTHETDLMYRTET from the coding sequence ATGAATGACGTGGTGAACGAGACATCCGGTGCCCGTCGGCTCGATGTGCTGGAGGAGCTGACGCCCGCCGAGGCGCAGGATGTGCTGCGGCTGATCGCGGAGTCCGCGCGTATCGATGGTCAGCAGGCCGTGTCCGAGCAGGGGCGGTTGCAGCTGCGGGGGCGCCGGGAGGGGGTGCGGCATCTGGTGCTGCGTGAGCCGAGCGGGGAGTTGGTGGGATACGCGCAGCTGGAGGACACCGATCCGGTGGAGGCCCCGGCCGCCGAGCTGGTCGTGCATCCGGCACACCGGGGACAGGGGCACGGCCGGGCGCTGGGGGTCACCCTGCTGAAGGAGTCGGGGAAGCGGCTGCGGGTGTGGGCGCACGGGGGGCATGCCTCGGCGCGTCATCTGGCGCAGGTGCTGGGGCTGACGCTGTTCCGGGAGCTGCGGCAGATGCGGCGGCCCCTGGGGTCGCTCACGGAGCTGGGCCTGCCGGAGCCCGTGCTGCCGGAGGGCGTGACCGTGCGGACCTTCCGGCCCGGTGCGGACGACGCCGCCTGGCTGGCGGCGAACGCGGCGGCCTTCGCCCACCACCCCGAGCAGGGCTCGCTCACCCAGCGCGACCTGGACGACCGTAAGGGCGAGGCGTGGTTCGATCCCGAGGGGTTCTTCCTCGCCGAGCGCGGCGGCGAGATCGTCGGCTTCCACTGGACGAAGGTGCATGCCGAGGAGGGACTGGGGGAGGTGTACGTGGTGGGCGTGCGGCCGGACGCCCAAGGTGGTGGCCTCGGTAAGGCGCTGACCTCGATCGGGCTGCGGCATCTGGCGGCCCAGGGGCTGCCGACCGCGATGCTGTACGTGGACGCCGACAACTTCCCCGCGGTCGCCGTCTACGAGCGGCTCGGCTTCGGCACGCATGAGACGGATCTGATGTACCGGACCGAGACGTGA
- a CDS encoding bifunctional metallophosphatase/5'-nucleotidase, translating to MSAGPQRRGAARRLATGVAVLAAAAGVLTAANPAGADTAANPAGADTAAASAKHRPGRTVDVQLLSFNDLHGNLEPPQGSSGTVTETQPDGTTKTVPAGGVEYLATALRDARKGHEYSVTAAGGDMIGASPLMSGLFHDEPTIEALNKLDLDVTSVGNHEFDEGRTELSRMQNGGCHPKDGCYEEGKTFQGADFPYLAANVTDEKTGKPILKPYTVWKHKGVKIGFIGVTLEGTPDIVTAEGVKGLKFHDEVETINKYAKELNRKGVKSIVALIHEGGLPASSSYNYNCDSPGAGDGISGPIVDIAKNITPAVDALVTGHTHQAYTCTIPDPSGTPRTVTSAASFGRLYTDTTLTYDRRTGDIVRTSVKGANAANHVVNRDQPKAPDMTSLIGRWNELAAPIANKPVGYVSADINGRGSTAYETPLGDVITDAQLEALAPADKGGAQLALMNPGGIRSDLAYAASGSEGDGVVTYGEAFTVQPFTNMMNVLDLTGTQLITALQQQVSGSNEASPKILQVSEGLTYTLDLTKSGKDRIVTDSVKLNGEPIDPAKTYRVAMNEFLAGGGDGFTAFKEGTNKLVGASDLDTFTAYLGAHSSQSSPLDPPKADRITIVK from the coding sequence ATGTCAGCAGGACCTCAACGGCGCGGGGCCGCCCGCCGGTTGGCCACGGGAGTCGCGGTACTGGCCGCCGCGGCCGGGGTGCTGACCGCCGCGAACCCGGCGGGCGCGGACACCGCAGCGAACCCGGCGGGCGCGGACACCGCCGCCGCCTCGGCGAAGCACCGGCCCGGCCGCACCGTCGACGTACAGCTGCTGTCCTTCAACGATCTGCACGGCAACCTGGAGCCCCCGCAGGGCTCTTCGGGCACCGTCACCGAGACCCAGCCGGACGGCACCACCAAGACGGTCCCGGCGGGCGGCGTCGAATACCTCGCCACCGCCCTCCGTGACGCCCGTAAGGGCCACGAGTACTCCGTCACCGCCGCCGGCGGCGACATGATCGGCGCCAGTCCCCTGATGTCCGGTCTCTTCCACGACGAGCCGACCATCGAGGCGCTCAACAAGCTCGACCTCGACGTCACGTCCGTCGGCAATCACGAATTCGACGAGGGCCGCACCGAGCTGAGCCGCATGCAGAACGGCGGCTGCCACCCGAAGGACGGCTGTTACGAGGAGGGCAAGACCTTCCAGGGCGCCGACTTCCCCTACCTCGCCGCGAACGTCACCGACGAGAAGACCGGCAAGCCCATCCTCAAGCCGTACACCGTGTGGAAGCACAAGGGCGTGAAGATCGGCTTCATCGGGGTCACCCTCGAGGGCACCCCGGACATCGTCACCGCCGAGGGCGTCAAGGGCCTGAAGTTCCACGACGAGGTCGAGACGATCAACAAGTACGCCAAGGAGCTCAACCGTAAGGGCGTCAAGTCGATCGTCGCGCTCATCCACGAGGGCGGGCTGCCCGCGTCCTCCTCGTACAACTACAACTGCGACAGCCCCGGCGCGGGCGACGGCATCTCCGGTCCCATCGTCGACATCGCCAAGAACATCACCCCCGCGGTCGACGCCCTGGTCACCGGCCACACCCACCAGGCGTACACCTGCACTATCCCGGACCCGTCCGGCACCCCGCGCACCGTGACCTCGGCGGCCTCCTTCGGCCGCCTCTACACCGACACCACGCTCACCTACGACCGCCGTACCGGCGACATCGTGCGGACGAGCGTGAAGGGCGCCAACGCGGCGAACCACGTCGTGAACCGCGACCAGCCCAAGGCCCCCGACATGACCTCGCTCATCGGGCGCTGGAACGAGCTGGCCGCCCCGATCGCCAACAAGCCCGTCGGCTATGTCTCCGCCGACATCAACGGCCGCGGCTCCACCGCGTACGAAACGCCCCTGGGCGACGTCATCACCGACGCCCAGCTCGAAGCGCTCGCCCCGGCCGACAAGGGCGGCGCCCAGCTCGCGCTGATGAACCCCGGCGGTATCCGCTCCGACCTCGCCTACGCCGCGTCGGGCAGCGAGGGGGACGGGGTGGTCACCTACGGCGAGGCGTTCACGGTCCAGCCGTTCACCAACATGATGAACGTCCTCGACCTGACCGGCACCCAGCTCATCACCGCGCTCCAGCAGCAGGTCAGCGGCTCGAACGAGGCGTCCCCGAAGATTCTCCAGGTCTCCGAGGGCCTCACCTACACCCTGGACCTCACCAAGTCCGGCAAGGACCGGATCGTCACGGACTCGGTGAAGCTGAACGGTGAGCCGATCGATCCCGCCAAGACCTACCGCGTCGCGATGAACGAGTTCCTCGCGGGCGGCGGCGACGGCTTCACCGCCTTCAAGGAGGGCACGAACAAGCTCGTCGGCGCCTCCGACCTGGACACGTTCACGGCCTACCTGGGCGCGCACTCCTCGCAGTCCTCGCCCCTGGACCCGCCGAAGGCGGACCGCATCACGATCGTGAAGTAA
- a CDS encoding PDDEXK nuclease domain-containing protein, with product MQNELAKQTPIPAQGSELPPGFFELVDDLKAIVRGAHVRAQLKVNTEMIAMYWEIGRTILERREREGWGTKIINRVAVELRTAFPNQRGFSRSSLHYMLKMARLWPEPIVQQPAGQLPWAHIQLLMDKCNDRAELDFYSQVAVYRGMSRSELESVILGKAHLTHGAALSNFTFTVPDESEAAQEITKDPYRLDFTRLTGEPAERDLEDALVTHLVRFLTELGVGFAFVGRQYPIKVGDEEFRIDLLFYHCKLHRYVVFELKTDKARPAHLGQLGFYVTVVDDLVRDKERDDPTLGILIAKSRDKGTIEYALRSNNAPLAVSTYAALPPHVRELMPSAEDLSRIADDILDGGGTAG from the coding sequence ATGCAGAACGAACTCGCGAAGCAGACGCCCATCCCCGCACAGGGGTCCGAGCTCCCGCCGGGCTTCTTCGAGCTGGTCGATGATCTCAAGGCGATCGTCAGAGGGGCGCATGTCCGGGCGCAGCTCAAGGTCAACACCGAGATGATCGCGATGTACTGGGAGATCGGGCGGACGATCTTGGAGCGCAGGGAGCGGGAGGGGTGGGGAACGAAGATCATCAACCGGGTGGCGGTGGAGCTGCGCACGGCCTTCCCGAACCAGCGGGGTTTCTCGCGCAGCAGTCTTCACTACATGCTGAAGATGGCTCGGCTCTGGCCTGAGCCAATTGTCCAGCAGCCTGCTGGACAATTGCCCTGGGCCCACATCCAGCTGCTCATGGACAAGTGCAACGACCGCGCTGAGCTGGACTTCTACTCCCAAGTGGCCGTCTATCGAGGCATGTCGCGGAGCGAGCTCGAATCCGTGATCCTCGGCAAGGCGCACCTCACCCATGGCGCGGCGCTGTCCAACTTCACCTTCACCGTCCCTGATGAGTCGGAAGCGGCCCAGGAGATCACCAAGGATCCGTACCGCCTCGACTTCACCCGGCTCACCGGGGAGCCCGCCGAACGCGATCTGGAAGACGCGCTGGTCACCCATCTCGTCCGGTTCCTGACCGAGCTCGGGGTCGGCTTCGCCTTCGTCGGGCGGCAGTACCCCATCAAGGTCGGGGACGAGGAGTTCCGTATCGACCTGCTCTTTTACCACTGCAAGCTGCACCGCTACGTCGTCTTCGAGCTGAAGACCGACAAGGCTCGCCCCGCCCATCTCGGCCAGCTCGGCTTCTACGTCACCGTCGTCGACGACCTGGTCCGGGACAAGGAGCGCGATGATCCGACCCTCGGCATCCTCATCGCGAAGAGCCGCGACAAGGGGACGATCGAGTACGCCCTGCGGAGCAACAACGCACCGCTCGCCGTGAGCACCTACGCCGCGCTGCCGCCCCATGTGCGGGAGCTGATGCCCAGCGCCGAGGACCTCTCCCGTATCGCCGATGACATCCTCGACGGGGGTGGGACAGCCGGGTGA
- a CDS encoding NUDIX hydrolase, whose protein sequence is MGAGTVLAAGCVLWRRSLRDGRLEVALVHRPRYDDWSHPKGKLKHGEDALRGAVREVAEETGMGCAPGPALPTLHYLAKGRPKEVRYWAAEAVDVDDETFVPNREVDRLVWLPPDAARRRLTYDHDRTLIDALLHALPS, encoded by the coding sequence ATGGGCGCCGGGACCGTCCTCGCGGCGGGCTGTGTGCTGTGGCGACGGTCCCTGCGGGACGGTCGGCTGGAGGTCGCCCTCGTCCACCGGCCGCGCTACGACGACTGGTCCCATCCCAAGGGCAAGCTGAAGCACGGCGAGGACGCGCTGCGCGGCGCGGTGCGTGAGGTCGCCGAGGAGACCGGTATGGGCTGCGCCCCGGGGCCGGCCTTGCCCACCCTCCACTACCTGGCCAAGGGCCGCCCCAAGGAGGTCCGCTACTGGGCGGCGGAGGCGGTCGACGTCGACGACGAGACCTTCGTACCCAATCGGGAGGTCGACCGCCTGGTCTGGCTGCCCCCGGACGCGGCCCGTCGCCGTCTCACCTACGACCACGACCGCACGCTCATCGACGCGTTGCTGCACGCCCTGCCCTCATGA
- a CDS encoding CHAD domain-containing protein: MAEATAVAAGPPWGESATAGEVLSAYLHAQAGDFLRSLRLHRESGSDVVEAAEAARLLCRAARRISGVLYVYRPLTDTAWSDQLRTELAWLSGTLAREHAYAERLARLRGALHRLSGAGGPADRLADRSAQVEGAAAERANAGERFSEDAAHGSNAASATGATGAASATGAASATSAARTARGGVTVAVDGAGGPPNSVPPNSVPPNSVPPRSTRTARRSVSLAAGAPGGGAGGSVGGQGPGPADTDGTGGTGGTGGGAEGAAGTSRDEGRAAGRRRGERGERGDKSGRGGRGEKGDRSGQGAAHQRAGAEEEARGGALTVGAARAGALLERQLTLARTRAHTAALEALGSSRFHAVADTVALLASDAPLDEANAARPAGQVLPPLADLANRRLTEAVEALPLVRAGHPYNAEALVHGLAATPAADAPPASERQDAPWHQVRHLLRLWRYALEVLDQVSDQAYGHGYGQTYDQAWQQPDGPSGPNGAGPVGSGAVDAEPPLSVRLLAAGQALERHRDAAEAAAAAAAAARTPRIAPATAYALGVLHADQRHEVEAARFAFGRIWRRVAVRAS; the protein is encoded by the coding sequence ATGGCGGAGGCCACGGCCGTGGCGGCGGGACCGCCGTGGGGGGAGTCGGCGACGGCGGGGGAGGTGCTCTCGGCGTATCTGCACGCCCAGGCCGGGGACTTCCTCCGCAGCCTGCGGCTGCACCGCGAGAGCGGATCCGATGTCGTGGAGGCGGCCGAGGCCGCCCGGCTGCTGTGCCGCGCCGCGCGGCGGATCAGCGGCGTGCTGTACGTCTACCGCCCGCTCACCGACACGGCCTGGTCCGATCAGCTGCGGACCGAGCTGGCCTGGCTGTCGGGGACGCTGGCGCGGGAGCACGCCTACGCGGAGCGGCTGGCCCGGCTGCGCGGTGCCTTGCACCGGCTCTCCGGCGCGGGCGGCCCCGCGGACCGGTTGGCGGACCGATCGGCGCAGGTCGAGGGGGCCGCCGCCGAGCGCGCGAACGCCGGTGAGCGCTTCTCCGAGGACGCCGCGCATGGTTCGAACGCCGCGAGTGCCACGGGTGCCACGGGTGCGGCGAGCGCCACGGGTGCGGCGAGTGCCACGAGTGCCGCGCGCACCGCACGCGGCGGGGTCACGGTCGCGGTCGACGGCGCGGGCGGCCCGCCCAACTCCGTCCCGCCCAACTCCGTCCCGCCCAACTCTGTCCCACCCCGGTCCACCCGGACCGCCCGCCGCAGCGTCTCCCTGGCCGCCGGTGCGCCGGGAGGCGGGGCCGGGGGCTCTGTCGGGGGGCAGGGTCCCGGGCCGGCCGATACGGACGGTACGGGCGGTACGGGCGGTACGGGCGGCGGCGCCGAGGGCGCGGCCGGGACGTCCAGGGACGAGGGCCGCGCGGCCGGACGGCGGCGCGGTGAGCGCGGTGAGCGCGGTGACAAGAGCGGCCGGGGCGGCAGGGGCGAGAAGGGCGACCGGTCCGGCCAGGGCGCGGCCCACCAGCGGGCCGGTGCCGAGGAGGAGGCCCGGGGCGGGGCGCTGACCGTGGGCGCCGCCCGCGCCGGGGCGCTACTGGAGCGCCAGCTCACCCTGGCCCGGACCCGGGCCCACACCGCCGCCCTGGAGGCGCTCGGCTCCTCCCGCTTCCACGCGGTCGCAGACACCGTCGCCCTGCTCGCCTCCGATGCCCCGCTCGACGAGGCCAACGCCGCCCGCCCCGCCGGACAGGTGCTGCCGCCGCTCGCCGACCTGGCGAACCGGCGGCTGACCGAGGCGGTGGAGGCGCTGCCGCTGGTCCGCGCCGGACATCCGTACAACGCGGAGGCACTGGTCCACGGCCTGGCGGCGACCCCGGCGGCGGACGCCCCGCCCGCCAGCGAGCGCCAGGACGCCCCCTGGCACCAGGTGCGCCATCTGCTGCGGCTGTGGCGGTACGCCCTGGAGGTGCTCGACCAGGTGTCTGACCAGGCATACGGTCACGGGTACGGCCAGACATACGACCAGGCGTGGCAGCAGCCGGACGGGCCGAGCGGACCCAATGGAGCAGGGCCGGTCGGGTCCGGTGCCGTGGACGCCGAACCGCCGCTGTCCGTACGGCTGCTGGCCGCCGGACAGGCGCTGGAGCGCCACCGCGACGCGGCCGAAGCGGCCGCCGCCGCTGCGGCGGCCGCCCGTACGCCCCGCATCGCCCCGGCGACGGCGTACGCGCTCGGAGTGCTCCACGCCGATCAGCGGCATGAGGTCGAGGCGGCCCGCTTCGCGTTCGGCCGGATCTGGCGGCGCGTGGCCGTCAGAGCCTCCTGA
- a CDS encoding RNA degradosome polyphosphate kinase yields MSHTSGQAPVPPQPQPQPSVGSIAAHRPHAVAVPPVRSLDPDLDSDLDSYEDGTGPDAKGGELPQGRFLDRERSWLAFNERVLELAEDPSTPLLERANFLAIFASNLDEFFMVRVAGLKRRIATGVATRSASGLQPREVLELIWNRSRELMARHAACYQQDVAPALAEEGIHLIRWPDLTEKEQSRLFTLFRQQIFPVLTPLAVDPAHPFPYISGLSLNLAVVVRNPVSGHDHFARVKVPPLLSRFLEASPRRFVPLEDVIAAHLEELFPGMEVLAHHMFRVTRNEDLEVEEDDAENLLQALEKELLRRRFGPPVRLEVEESIDPYVLDLLVRELKISDAEVYPLPGPLDLTGLFGISALDRPELKYPKFVAGTHRDLAEVESASPPDIFAALRERDVLLHHPYDSFSTSVQAFLEQAAADPDVLAIKQTLYRTSGKSPIVDALIDAAESGKQVLVLVEIKARFDEQANIKWARKLEEAGCHVVYGLLGLKTHCKLSLVVRQEGDTLTRYSHVGTGNYHPKTARLYEDLGLLTANPQVGADLSDLFNRLSGYSRRENYRRLLVAPKSLRGGLVNRINKEITHHRTGRPAYIKIKVNSMVDEAVIDALYRASQAGVPVDVWVRGICALRPGVPGLSENVRVRSVLGRFLEHSRVFAFGNGGEPEVWIGSADMMHRNLDRRIEALVRVTDPGHRAALNRLLETGMSDSTSSWHLGPDGEWTRHATDADGQPLRNVQEMLIDGRRRRRGATT; encoded by the coding sequence ATGAGCCACACCAGCGGTCAGGCACCGGTTCCCCCGCAGCCCCAGCCCCAGCCCTCGGTCGGGTCCATCGCGGCGCACCGGCCGCATGCCGTGGCCGTGCCACCGGTGCGGTCGCTCGACCCGGACCTCGACTCCGACCTGGACTCCTACGAGGACGGGACCGGGCCCGACGCGAAGGGCGGGGAACTGCCGCAGGGGCGGTTCCTGGACCGGGAGCGCAGCTGGCTGGCGTTCAACGAGCGGGTGCTGGAGCTCGCCGAGGACCCGTCCACCCCGCTGCTGGAGCGGGCCAACTTCCTGGCGATCTTCGCCAGCAATCTGGACGAGTTCTTCATGGTGCGGGTCGCCGGCCTCAAGCGGCGCATCGCGACCGGGGTCGCCACCCGCTCGGCCTCCGGGCTCCAGCCGCGCGAGGTGCTGGAGCTGATCTGGAACCGGTCCCGTGAGCTCATGGCCCGGCACGCCGCCTGCTATCAGCAGGACGTCGCCCCGGCGCTCGCCGAGGAGGGCATCCATCTGATCCGCTGGCCGGATCTGACCGAGAAGGAGCAGTCCCGCCTCTTCACCCTCTTCCGGCAGCAGATCTTCCCCGTGCTGACCCCGCTCGCCGTGGACCCGGCACACCCCTTCCCCTATATCTCGGGGCTCTCGCTCAACCTCGCGGTCGTGGTGCGCAACCCCGTGAGCGGGCATGATCACTTCGCACGTGTGAAGGTTCCGCCGCTGCTCTCCCGGTTCCTGGAGGCGTCGCCCCGGCGCTTTGTGCCGCTGGAGGACGTGATCGCGGCGCATCTGGAGGAGCTGTTCCCCGGTATGGAGGTGCTCGCGCACCACATGTTCCGGGTGACCCGCAACGAGGACCTCGAGGTCGAGGAGGACGACGCGGAGAACCTCCTCCAGGCCCTGGAGAAGGAGTTGCTGCGCCGCCGGTTCGGACCCCCGGTGCGGCTGGAGGTCGAGGAGTCCATCGACCCGTATGTCCTGGACCTGCTGGTGCGCGAGCTGAAGATCTCGGACGCGGAGGTCTATCCGCTGCCGGGGCCGCTCGACCTCACCGGGCTGTTCGGGATATCCGCGCTGGACCGGCCGGAGCTGAAGTACCCCAAGTTCGTCGCGGGCACCCACCGGGACCTCGCCGAGGTGGAGTCCGCGTCCCCGCCGGACATCTTCGCCGCGCTGCGCGAGCGGGACGTCCTCCTGCACCACCCGTACGACTCCTTCTCCACCTCCGTCCAGGCGTTCCTGGAGCAGGCGGCCGCCGATCCGGACGTCCTCGCGATCAAGCAGACGCTGTACCGCACCTCCGGCAAGTCGCCGATCGTCGACGCGCTCATCGACGCCGCCGAGTCCGGCAAGCAGGTGCTGGTGCTCGTCGAGATCAAGGCCCGCTTCGACGAGCAGGCCAACATCAAGTGGGCGCGCAAGCTGGAGGAGGCCGGCTGCCATGTGGTCTACGGCCTCCTCGGGCTGAAGACCCACTGCAAGCTGTCGCTGGTGGTGCGCCAGGAGGGCGACACCCTGACCCGCTACTCGCACGTGGGCACCGGCAACTACCACCCCAAGACCGCCCGGCTCTACGAGGACCTGGGGCTGCTGACCGCCAATCCGCAGGTCGGCGCCGACCTCTCCGACCTCTTCAACCGGCTCAGCGGCTACTCCCGGCGGGAGAACTACCGGCGGCTGCTGGTCGCCCCCAAGTCGCTGCGCGGCGGGCTGGTCAACCGGATCAACAAGGAGATCACCCACCATCGGACGGGGCGCCCGGCCTACATCAAGATCAAGGTCAACTCGATGGTCGACGAGGCCGTCATCGACGCCCTCTACCGGGCCTCGCAGGCGGGGGTGCCGGTCGATGTGTGGGTGCGCGGCATCTGCGCGCTGCGGCCGGGTGTCCCCGGGCTCTCGGAGAACGTCCGGGTCCGCTCGGTCCTCGGACGCTTCCTGGAGCATTCGCGGGTGTTCGCGTTCGGGAACGGCGGCGAGCCGGAGGTGTGGATCGGCAGCGCCGACATGATGCACCGCAATCTCGACCGCCGGATCGAGGCGCTGGTGCGGGTCACCGACCCCGGCCACCGCGCCGCCCTCAACCGCCTGCTGGAGACCGGGATGTCCGACTCCACCTCGTCCTGGCACCTGGGCCCGGACGGCGAGTGGACACGGCATGCGACGGACGCGGACGGCCAGCCGCTGCGGAACGTACAGGAAATGCTCATCGACGGCCGGAGGCGACGGCGTGGTGCAACGACATGA